The genomic segment CATCCAATCCTGTAAAAACTGTGACGTCAATCCTTGGGAGTACTTCGACGACATGCTCCGCCGGATTATGAGCCATCCGGTCAGTCGCTTGAGGGAACTGCTCCCCGATCAGTGGAAACCACTGCCCAAAGATGAGCGGGGCTTGCTCCTGCCAGCCAAAGCCTGATCTGTACTGACCGATCCTTGGCTGCGTTTTTACTCCGTTCTCAGCCCCACCCTTTACTTTATCCCTTTTTCAAAGAACCGCGGCTATCTCTCATGACTGCCGCATCAATAGCTTATTTGCAAATAAGTTCCAAGATGGCTTCGTCGTACGCTTACTTATCAGATGTAGTGCTTCTCTACTGGTAGTTACCAATTTAACATTTACAGAACCGGCACCACCTCGCAATTTGAATACTTTGGGGAAAGAAGTTTCATTTGCCCATTCAATGGCTTTTTCTTTGTCATAAAAGATATAGGATTTGACCAAAGGAGAACCAATAGCCTCTAATAAATATTTTTGTCCTGCTTTATCATCAAAATGCCAACATGTTTTACTATCAGGAAAAACCTTTTTGCCAATGTGTTCTAGTGAATAGGTTAACTGCCTTGCGAATAAGATCGCCTTGCTATCGTATTGTGCCCAATGCCACATTAATCCAGCGCAATCCTTAAGCTGGTATATAATGTCAGAATCATAACAATTTACCAGTTTAAACCCGATTTTATGAATCGTGCAGTACTCAATCCATTTATCAGAAAAACTACCTGTTCGTTGGTGAATCCCAATCATAATTGCAGTATTGTCAATTGTTGTGGATGGCATCTTTGAATCAGCGTATCCTGTGCCCCAGCCTAAATCAAGTTGCATCTTGCATGATGAGGCCATCGACAAATCGGATACATTCGATGACCTTGCCTATAAGTCTCCCCTGATTCTTTGCTACTTTTTACCACTTCCATTATCACTTTGAAAACCATGGTCAGCACTATCAACTGTGAACACAGCCTTTTGTCTACTGTATTCTATTTACGCTAAACTAAGACAAAAGATTTGTTTCAATTTGGTTTTGATATTAATCCAACACAATAGCACTGTGCAGGGGATGAATGATTTTATATAGGACTTGCTTAGTTTCTTTTTAAGTCGCTCAGATACCCACACAGATGCAATCAGCGATCTTGCATCTTGCCCTCGACCGTATAATAGCAGACGTTCTATTATCATTAATTTCTGATATGCCAGATAATCCATTAATAACCTATACATCTCAGAATCTTGACTCAAACTTGCAACCTCATCTTCGATTTCTTTGAATAATGGTTTAACCAAAACTATTTCTTTATTGGCAAGACATGAGCTGTTGGGTAAGCCAATCCAATATAAAGCAAATGGCAGGTTGCAATAAGCTGCTGGAGACTTCCTAAGAAGCCTGAACCATGTGTCAAGATCTTCTCCACGATTTTGTCCCATGGGGAACCCACCTATTTTATGGAGACTCATTTTAGAAATAACTACAGCTGAAGCACAGATAGGTGTACCTGATTCTATGCAGCATTCGATATATTGATTTAAGTACAAGAGACTTCTAGTCGGTAGATTGAATTTTTTTTGGTATCTATCATTACCATTTATTATTTCATAAGAAGTTGCGTACATAACCGCTTCGGGATAATTTCTTTGCAGTATCGATATTTCCTCTAAAAATCCGGGGTTCCATTCATCATCTGCATCTAAAAATGCAATATATTCGCTCTTTGCTGAAGCCACACCCGCATTTCTTGCAGCAGATACGCCGGCATTATCCTGATTGATCAATCGAATCCGGTGGTCCGTCATGGATTGTACCCTTTTTTCACCACCGTCAGTTGATCCATCATTGACAACAATGATTTCGAACAATTGGAAGCTCTGGTTCAAAACACTGGCTAAAGCCCTCTGTATGTATTCAGCCTTGTTATATAAAGGGATTACGACAGAAATGAGCGGAAGCATATTTCTCCTCGGAACAAATTACAAATTGAATCCTTTGCAGAACTAATTATTGATCAAAATAAGTTTAAAAAAGTGGCCTTTTGGCTCTGCTTATCTTCCATTGTGCGCCCTATTGTGCTTTTCATATACTAGAGGCTTTTTTATATTCCAGGAATTTTTCGAACTTTGGAAGTTCCCCGGCAAAGCCGGGTTTCTCAGATGAAAGTAACGTCTGTAATCGGGGACAACGGATAGGTCAAAATGAAGCTACTTTTAGTAACGTTGGAGCGGATGGAGCCATAACCGTATTATCCTGACTAGCTCCTATATTATATTGGCCACCCTCAACGTTGAGAGAATCAGGCCATCCAAGCTGTTTGATATTTTTTCCTTTGCCAATTGCTGGGGAACCAGACAAAAGGGAAACGTTGCATGGATATTCAGATAGTCCTTTTAACATCGGATCTGCATTTATGCCATTTGCCTCCCAATCTGCTCCACTGTTTGATGTAGCCACCATTGCAGCCACA from the Syntrophus gentianae genome contains:
- a CDS encoding glycosyltransferase family 2 protein, producing the protein MLPLISVVIPLYNKAEYIQRALASVLNQSFQLFEIIVVNDGSTDGGEKRVQSMTDHRIRLINQDNAGVSAARNAGVASAKSEYIAFLDADDEWNPGFLEEISILQRNYPEAVMYATSYEIINGNDRYQKKFNLPTRSLLYLNQYIECCIESGTPICASAVVISKMSLHKIGGFPMGQNRGEDLDTWFRLLRKSPAAYCNLPFALYWIGLPNSSCLANKEIVLVKPLFKEIEDEVASLSQDSEMYRLLMDYLAYQKLMIIERLLLYGRGQDARSLIASVWVSERLKKKLSKSYIKSFIPCTVLLCWINIKTKLKQIFCLSLA
- a CDS encoding transposase domain-containing protein → MQSCKNCDVNPWEYFDDMLRRIMSHPVSRLRELLPDQWKPLPKDERGLLLPAKA